Proteins from one Anastrepha obliqua isolate idAnaObli1 chromosome 2, idAnaObli1_1.0, whole genome shotgun sequence genomic window:
- the LOC129239189 gene encoding WD repeat-containing protein 7, with product MVSTNLVVPVVLWGPSAPTHCVSSVFLSDDQSTLVTGCYDGQICLWQVDPVTMKMSPRCLLVGHSAPVLCLVRASVLPDNNFLVSSSENGEMCTWDLIDGKCMESVKLPQVHTQIQSYHPANSDDVRLFCIGYYPEIIVMDPFSLEIIYQLSSKVKPDWISALHVLRPMKRKDDVVLAITTTGTVKVWTLIGNENKHAEPIYENESKEIRCLNAITMNCCAQNQRTVLIVCTKYWQIYDAGDFTVLCSVIAPTRERWQGGDFISSDRVMLWTDEGKGYLYKLPANCIPDNKEFHAKSVVRDAPYLYYILQQPGDKVLSCPPAMKLLRYQREEGKSTQHYLLRGDSEGYISVWTVPEVPLDNISILQAKQMPPRVLKPTVCTSLVEAWSIMDPPPVGILDQLSRITETPVKLTSSIYLPQQSRLVIGREDGTIVIVPATQTVMMQLLVGIKQNFSDWPSHQILYGHRGRVNCLLCPSLVHPRYEKSHLLSGGVDFAVCLWDLYSGSLLHRFCVHAGEITQLLVPPEICSNRILKCICSVASDHSVTLLSLQERKCVTLASRHLFPVITIKWRPLDDFLIVGCSDGSVYVWQMETGHLDRVLHGMLAEEVLLACDEQSADDGSGGHSGATAATSEMGMANPAVHFFRGIKSRNMNAIRHATQRGIHQLQQLQGHNQGNFDFLMKHRSNPLVIQGLRTNPKDAESHILFFDIEGLIFELHSEEYAQMTPAALEALGVVLNNQKDKAVHMDASKKISDFFGKVKNKAGDMEKILKDKDKHGLVQKFKEKTEQMEKKVQAKVESFQKVVETQEQPDDLRSKIASKMEVTHVMEVAQLLLSLLHSWGLDPHLDKVCESQLGLLRPIVPVSFGVLSKAGYMSLLLPTWQNNYQIPDNIPPTPSSSKKRDIAPELLRQEQLTAVFTSRLHWELSTTLTSNHILALVAMSNTLMSMCAASFLPDSEKSKKLQRLAQRTDSTLSNEEEREELIAHHTSQIKQGWSLLSTHHCFLLPDKIEALEPRKFKRPQVEAMAKRWQHHCIEIREAAQQILLGELTRMGKKGRKQLVDSWAQYLPLYTHTEPIVQPQVLAAAQGNGGNGTNGHSTAVDNQDEEYEEEEEEIIRKPSSLSELKRKQTTAVILLGVIGAEFGQDISQDSPQRANADRRKSSVAEGFGIANNLARLTSMALAHLLYAPPSQKLPKYTPLRRAAIDLLGRGFTVWEPYLDVSKVLLGLLEIACAGKSVPNLNYKLPLTPQADACRTARHALRLIATARPAAFITTMAREVARYNTMQQNAQSINQPLTQSVLFKAKSEILLCVEMLIDKMQAEIASLLVEVMDITLHCVDNNELKSRGLAEVCPSVCKFNQISHCAQTRRIAVGAHNGHLAIYELRQNKCQMIPAHTHPITSLAFSPDGKFLVSYSCSENRLSFWQTSTGMFGLGNSQTRCTKGYSTAPIPDVSRLNPMRLAKLVWINNRTVTLMLADGSETRFNV from the coding sequence ATGGTCAGCACAAATCTTGTGGTACCGGTGGTGCTTTGGGGGCCATCGGCGCCCACACACTGCGTGtccagtgtatttctgtcagaTGATCAATCAACACTCGTCACCGGTTGCTATGATGGGCAGATCTGTTTGTGGCAAGTTGACCCTGTCACCATGAAAATGTCACCTCGTTGTCTGCTTGTTGGACATTCGGCGCCAGTGTTATGCTTAGTGCGTGCCTCCGTACTGCCCGATAATAATTTTCTCGTCAGCTCATCGGAGAATGGTGAAATGTGCACATGGGATCTAATCGATGGAAAGTGTATGGAATCAGTGAAGCTGCCACAGGTGCACACTCAAATTCAGAGTTACCATCCCGCTAACAGCGATGATGTACGCCTATTTTGCATAGGCTATTATCCCGAAATAATTGTAATGGACCCGTTCAGTTTGGAAATCATTTACCAGCTAAGTTCGAAAGTAAAGCCCGACTGGATTTCGGCACTGCATGTGCTGCGCCCCATGAAACGCAAAGACGATGTTGTCTTAGCAATCACAACCACAGGCACAGTGAAAGTTTGGACCCTAATCGGCAATGAAAATAAACATGCCGAACCGATTTACGAAAATGAATCGAAGGAAATTCGTTGTTTGAACGCCATCACCATGAATTGCTGTGCGCAGAATCAACGCACTGTGCTAATTGTATGTACCAAGTACTGGCAGATTTATGACGCTGGAGATTTCACGGTACTTTGCTCAGTCATTGCGCCCACGCGGGAACGCTGGCAAGGTGGTGATTTTATAAGTTCGGATCGTGTAATGTTGTGGACCGACGAAGGCAAAGGCTATCTCTACAAGCTTCCCGCGAATTGTATACCAGACAACAAGGAGTTCCACGCCAAATCAGTGGTGCGCGATGCACCCTATTTGTATTACATACTACAACAGCCTGGCGACAAGGTCCTGTCATGCCCGCCCGCCATGAAACTACTACGTTATCAGCGTGAAGAGGGCAAAAGTACACAACATTATTTGTTGCGAGGCGATTCTGAAGGCTATATCTCGGTATGGACCGTGCCTGAGGTGCCACTGGATAACATTAGCATTTTGCAAGCGAAGCAAATGCCACCAAGAGTGCTAAAACCCACTGTCTGCACATCGTTAGTTGAGGCTTGGTCTATCATGGACCCACCGCCTGTGGGTATACTCGATCAATTGTCACGTATTACGGAAACACCCGTCAAACTCACCTCAAGTATTTACCTGCCGCAACAGAGTCGCTTGGTAATTGGACGTGAGGATGGCACTATAGTTATTGTGCCCGCCACTCAAACGGTAATGATGCAACTGTTGGTAGGCATTAAGCAGAATTTCAGTGATTGGCCTTCACATCAAATACTATACGGTCATCGTGGACGTGTCAACTGTTTGCTTTGTCCATCACTTGTACATCCGCGCTACGAGAAATCGCATTTATTATCAGGTGGCGTCGACTTTGCCGTTTGTTTGTGGGACTTGTACAGTGGAAGTCTCTTGCATCGTTTCTGCGTGCATGCCGGTGAGATAACACAGTTGCTGGTACCACCAGAAATTTGCAGTAATCGCATCCTAAAATGTATCTGCTCAGTGGCATCTGACCATTCGGTCACACTGTTAAGTTTACAGGAACGCAAATGTGTGACACTTGCGAGTCGCCATCTCTTTCCGGTAATAACCATAAAATGGCGCCCGCTCGACGACTTTCTCATTGTTGGCTGTTCAGACGGCTCTGTATATGTGTGGCAAATGGAGACGGGCCACTTGGATCGTGTGTTACATGGCATGCTGGCAGAAGAAGTGCTTCTGGCTTGCGATGAGCAATCTGCCGACGATGGCAGTGGTGGACACAGTGGTGCAACAGCGGCCACATCAGAAATGGGCATGGCTAATCCGGCGGTACACTTTTTCCGTGGCATCAAGTCGCGTAACATGAATGCCATACGTCATGCAACCCAACGCGGTATCCATCAGCTTCAACAGCTGCAGGGCCACAACCAAGGCAACTTTGATTTCTTAATGAAACATCGCAGTAATCCGCTGGTGATACAAGGTCTTCGCACCAATCCTAAAGATGCAGAAAGTCATATACTATTTTTTGACATTGAAGGATTAATTTTCGAACTCCATAGCGAGGAGTACGCCCAAATGACACCAGCTGCATTGGAGGCACTCGGTGTGGTGCTAAACAATCAAAAGGATAAAGCGGTGCATATGGATGCATCCAAAAAAATAAGCGATTTCTTCGGAAAGGTGAAGAATAAAGCAGGTGacatggaaaaaatattaaaggacAAAGATAAACACGGCCTAGTGCAGAAATTCAAAGAGAAGACGGAACAAATGGAAAAGAAAGTACAGGCGAAAGTCGAAAGTTTTCAGAAAGTCGTGGAGACGCAAGAACAACCAGACGATTTGCGCAGTAAGATTGCTTCTAAGATGGAGGTGACACACGTTATGGAGGTTGCGCAGCTCCTACTTTCCCTCTTACACTCGTGGGGCTTGGATCCGCATTTGGACAAGGTGTGTGAATCCCAGTTGGGCTTGTTGCGCCCCATTGTGCCTGTTTCGTTTGGGGTACTATCCAAAGCAGGATACATGTCGCTGCTGCTGCCAACCTGGCAGAACAATTATCAGATACCGGACAATATACCACCCACTCCCAGCAGCTCCAAGAAGCGCGATATTGCGCCTGAATTGCTGCGCCAAGAACAGCTTACTGCGGTTTTTACATCCCgattgcactgggaattgagtACGACGTTGACATCGAATCACATACTAGCGCTCGTAGCTATGTCAAACACGTTGATGTCGATGTGCGCCGCATCCTTTCTTCCAGatagcgaaaaaagtaagaaactACAGCGCCTGGCCCAACGCACCGATTCAACACTAAGCAACGAAGAGGAGCGCGAGGAGCTTATAGCCCACCATACATCGCAAATTAAACAGGGTTGGAGTTTGCTGTCCACACATCATTGCTTCTTGTTGCCCGACAAAATCGAGGCATTAGAACCACGGAAATTCAAACGTCCACAAGTGGAGGCGATGGCCAAGCGTTGGCAACATCACTGTATCGAAATTCGTGAGGCTGCTCAGCAGATTCTACTTGGCGAATTGACACGTATGGGTAAGAAGGGCCGCAAGCAACTGGTGGATAGTTGGGCACAGTATTTACCGCTATATACGCACACCGAGCCGATCGTCCAACCTCAGGTGCTGGCGGCAGCACAAGGCAATGGTGGAAATGGCACGAATGGGCATAGCACTGCGGTCGACAATCAGGACGAGGAGTACGAGGAAGAGGAGGAAGAAATTATACGCAAGCCGTCTAGTTTGTCTGAGTTGAAGCGCAAGCAAACCACGGCAGTAATACTGTTGGGCGTTATCGGTGCAGAGTTTGGGCAGGATATTTCGCAAGATTCACCCCAGCGCGCCAACGCTGATCGGAGGAAGTCCTCTGTCGCGGAAGGTTTCGGCATAGCCAACAACTTGGCGCGGCTAACATCTATGGCACTGGCGCATCTACTTTATGCGCCGCCATCACAAAAACTACCAAAGTATACGCCGTTACGACGCGCTGCAATCGACCTTCTCGGCCGTGGTTTCACCGTTTGGGAGCCATACTTGGACGTAAGCAAAGTGCTACTAGGTTTGTTAGAGATCGCATGCGCCGGTAAATCGGTGCCCAATCTAAACTATAAGCTACCGCTTACGCCACAGGCAGATGCATGTCGTACCGCGCGACATGCGTTGCGGCTCATTGCCACAGCAAGGCCAGCTGCCTTCATAACGACCATGGCGCGTGAGGTAGCACGTTACAACACTATGCAACAGAATGCGCAGTCCATTAATCAACCGCTAACGCAGTCTGTGCTTTTCAAGGCCAAATCGGAGATCTTACTGTGCGTCGAAATGCTCATTGATAAAATGCAAGCGGAAATCGCCAGTTTGCTAGTCGAGGTAATGGACATAACATTGCATTGTGTCGACAATAATGAATTAAAGTCACGCGGCCTAGCCGAAGTCTGCCCCTCGGTTTGCAAGTTCAATCAGATATCACACTGCGCGCAAACACGACGCATTGCCGTTGGTGCACACAACGGCCACCTAGCCATCTATGAGCTACGCCAGAACAAATGCCAAATGATACCGGCGCATACACATCCCATAACGTCATTGGCTTTCTCGCCTGATGGCAAATTCCTTGTATCCTATTCATGCAGTGAGAATAGACTATCGTTCTGGCAGACGAGTACCGGCATGTTTGGTTTGGGAAATTCTCAGACACGTTGCACCAAAGGATACTCAACAGCACCCATACCTGATGTATCGCGCCTAAATCCGATGCGGCTAGCCAAGCTGGTGTGGATCAACAATCGCACAGTGACGCTTATGCTGGCCGATGGCTCGGAGACACGCTTCAATGTGTAG